From the genome of Vicia villosa cultivar HV-30 ecotype Madison, WI linkage group LG2, Vvil1.0, whole genome shotgun sequence, one region includes:
- the LOC131653837 gene encoding putative pentatricopeptide repeat-containing protein At3g08820 isoform X1 produces the protein MFWKLASLSASSPAKMALELKKWCLSEGLKSLKHVKLAHCRLLRLNLHHDNYLLNIILGSSLNFSNTHYPILVFHKTTLNPNTFLYNTMIRGMVSNDRFLDAVQLYSSMHKASLVPDNFTFPFVLKACARLNLFQLGLSVHSLVIKTGFDYDVFVKTNVVCFYSKCGFLSDARKVFDDIADKNVVSWTAIICGCIEFGQFREAVDLFRGLLETGLRPDGFVIVRVLRACARLGDLESGRWIDRCMSECGLCKNVFVATSLVDMYAKCGSMEEARFVFDGMVEKDVVCWSAMIQGYAYNGMPREALELFFEMRKVNVRPDCYAMVGVLSACARLGALELGNWAKCLMDEEEFLSNPVLGTSLIDLYAKCGSVEEALRVYKMMKEKDRVVFNAVISGLSMYGHFGAAFGVFGQMGKYGIRPDENTFVGLLCACTHAGLVDDGRRYFNSMSRVFNVTSTIEHYGCMVDLLARAGLMVEAHNLIKGMPMKPNAIVWGALLGGCRLHRETELAEHVLKQLIELEPWNSGHYVLLSNIYSASHRWDEAEKIRSTLNDKGMQKLPGYSWVEVDGAVHEFLVGDTSHPLSQKIYEKLESLLKDLKEAGYNPTTEFVLFDVEEEEKEYFLGCHSEKLAVAFALISTGAKDVIRVVKNLRVCGDCHEAIKLISKVTGREIVIRDNNRFHCFSNGACSCRDYW, from the exons ATGTTTTGGAAACTCGCATCTCTTTCTGCTTCCTCTCCC GCGAAAATGGCCTTAGAGCTAAAGAAATGGTGCTTATCAGAAGGATTGAAGTCCTTAAAGCATGTAAAACTCGCTCACTGCCGCCTCCTCCGCCTCAACCTCCACCACGACAACTACCTCCTCAACATCATCCTCGGCTCTTCCTTAAACTTCTCCAACACCCACTACCCAATCTTAGTTTTCCATAAAACAACCTTAAACCCAAACACCTTCCTTTACAACACCATGATTCGCGGCATGGTTTCAAACGACCGTTTCCTTGATGCTGTTCAGTTGTATTCCTCAATGCATAAAGCTTCCCTCGTCCCTGATAACTTTACTTTCCCTTTTGTCCTCAAAGCTTGTGCAAGACTCAACCTTTTTCAATTGGGTCTGAGTGTTCATTCTCTTGTGATTAAAACTGGTTTTGATTATGATGTTTTTGTGAAAACAAATGTTGTTTGTTTTTACTCTAAATGTGGATTTTTAAGTGATGCACGGAAGGTGTTTGATGATATTGCTGATAAAAATGTTGTGTCTTGGACTGCTATTATTTGTGGGTGTATTGAGTTTGGTCAGTTTAGGGAGGCTGTTGATTTGTTTAGAGGGTTGTTGGAGACGGGGTTGAGACCGGATGGTTTTGTTATTGTTCGGGTTTTGCGGGCTTGTGCGCGGTTAGGGGATTTGGAGAGTGGGAGGTGGATAGATAGGTGTATGAGTGAGTGTGGTTTGTGTAAGAATGTTTTTGTGGCTACCTCTTTGGTGGATATGTATGCTAAGTGTGGGAGTATGGAGGAAGCGCGTTTTGTGTTTGATGGAATGGTTGAGAAGGATGTTGTTTGTTGGAGTGCTATGATTCAGGGTTATGCATACAATGGGATGCCAAGAGAGGCACTTGAGTTGTTCTTTGAAATGAGGAAGGTTAATGTGAGACCTGATTGTTATGCCATGGTGGGAGTTCTCTCTGCATGTGCGAGGTTGGGAGCGTTGGAGTTAGGAAATTGGGCTAAGTGTTTGATGGATGAGGAGGAGTTTTTGTCTAACCCTGTGTTAGGTACTTCCTTGATTGACTTGTATGCAAAATGTGGAAGTGTGGAGGAGGCATTGAGGGtttacaaaatgatgaaagagaaAGACCGTGTTGTCTTCAATGCTGTTATTTCTGGACTGTCTATGTATGGACATTTTGGGGCTGCATTTGGAGTTTTTGGGCAAATGGGAAAGTATGGAATTCGACCGGACGAGAATACTTTTGTTGGTTTGCTCTGTGCGTGTACCCATGCTGGTCTGGTTGATGATGGTCGTCGTTATTTTAACAGCATGAGTCGTGTATTTAATGTGACTTCTACCATTGAGCACTATGGATGCATGGTGGATCTCCTAGCCCGTGCTGGTTTGATGGTTGAAGCACATAATTTGATCAAGGGTATGCCAATGAAGCCTAATGCTATTGTTTGGGGGGCATTGTTGGGTGGATGTAGGTTACATCGGGAAACCGAATTGGCTGAACATGTGCTGAAACAGCTCATTGAGTTAGAACCATGGAATTCAGGACATTATGTTCTGTTGTCAAATATATATTCAGCAAGTCATAGATGGGACGAGGCAGAAAAAATTAGGTCAACATTGAATGATAAAGGGATGCAAAAGTTACCAGGGTATAGTTGGGTTGAAGTTGACGGGGCTGTTCATGAATTCCTTGTTGGAGACACTTCCCATCCATTATCACAAAAGATATATGAAAAGCTTGAAAGCTTATTGAAGGACTTAAAAGAAGCTGGTTATAATCCAACCACCGAGTTTGTACTCTTCGATGTAGAGGAAGAGGAGAAAGAGTACTTCCTTGGCTGTCATAGTGAAAAATTAGCTGTTGCATTTGCACTGATCAGTACCGGTGCCAAAGATGTGATTCGTGTTGTTAAAAATCTTCGTGTTTGTGGCGATTGTCACGAGGCAATAAAACTCATTTCAAAGGTTACAGGGAGAGAGATAGTCATTAGGGATAATAATAGATTCCATTGTTTCAGTAACGGTGCATGTTCTTGTCGGGATTATTGGTAA
- the LOC131648211 gene encoding protein S40-4-like, whose translation MLQKPNQNKPNTHKIIMATKTKNHSNIRRQNFNHFLQSTDTNSVNESSLFEFDESELYNSARSISTSNSPEFRKSVIASRFQTTSSSTGVLVGDPMSLPVNVPDWSKILGEENRQNRRRNYDVDSDEDGDEDKVPPHEFLARTRIASFSVHEGVGRTLKGRDLSRVRNAIWAKTGFQD comes from the coding sequence ATGCTacaaaaaccaaaccaaaacaaACCAAACACACACAAAATTATCATGGCAACAAAAACTAAGAACCACAGCAACATTAGAAGACAAAACTTCAACCACTTTCTTCAATCCACAGACACTAACTCTGTCAACGAGTCGTCACTCTTCGAGTTCGACGAGTCAGAACTCTACAACTCAGCTCGCTCCATTTCTACCTCTAACTCACCTGAATTTCGCAAATCAGTTATTGCTTCGCGTTTCCAAACCACTTCATCTTCCACCGGTGTTCTTGTCGGAGATCCGATGTCGCTGCCGGTTAACGTTCCGGACTGGTCCAAGATCCTTGGAGAAGAGAACCGACAGAATCGGAGGAGGAACTACGATGTTGACAGCGATGAAGACGGGGATGAAGATAAAGTTCCGCCGCATGAGTTTCTTGCTAGAACAAGAATCGCTTCGTTTTCGGTTCACGAAGGAGTTGGTAGAACTCTCAAAGGACGCGATCTTAGTAGGGTTCGAAACGCGATTTGGGCCAAAACCGGTTTTCAGGATTGA
- the LOC131653837 gene encoding putative pentatricopeptide repeat-containing protein At3g08820 isoform X2, whose amino-acid sequence MALELKKWCLSEGLKSLKHVKLAHCRLLRLNLHHDNYLLNIILGSSLNFSNTHYPILVFHKTTLNPNTFLYNTMIRGMVSNDRFLDAVQLYSSMHKASLVPDNFTFPFVLKACARLNLFQLGLSVHSLVIKTGFDYDVFVKTNVVCFYSKCGFLSDARKVFDDIADKNVVSWTAIICGCIEFGQFREAVDLFRGLLETGLRPDGFVIVRVLRACARLGDLESGRWIDRCMSECGLCKNVFVATSLVDMYAKCGSMEEARFVFDGMVEKDVVCWSAMIQGYAYNGMPREALELFFEMRKVNVRPDCYAMVGVLSACARLGALELGNWAKCLMDEEEFLSNPVLGTSLIDLYAKCGSVEEALRVYKMMKEKDRVVFNAVISGLSMYGHFGAAFGVFGQMGKYGIRPDENTFVGLLCACTHAGLVDDGRRYFNSMSRVFNVTSTIEHYGCMVDLLARAGLMVEAHNLIKGMPMKPNAIVWGALLGGCRLHRETELAEHVLKQLIELEPWNSGHYVLLSNIYSASHRWDEAEKIRSTLNDKGMQKLPGYSWVEVDGAVHEFLVGDTSHPLSQKIYEKLESLLKDLKEAGYNPTTEFVLFDVEEEEKEYFLGCHSEKLAVAFALISTGAKDVIRVVKNLRVCGDCHEAIKLISKVTGREIVIRDNNRFHCFSNGACSCRDYW is encoded by the coding sequence ATGGCCTTAGAGCTAAAGAAATGGTGCTTATCAGAAGGATTGAAGTCCTTAAAGCATGTAAAACTCGCTCACTGCCGCCTCCTCCGCCTCAACCTCCACCACGACAACTACCTCCTCAACATCATCCTCGGCTCTTCCTTAAACTTCTCCAACACCCACTACCCAATCTTAGTTTTCCATAAAACAACCTTAAACCCAAACACCTTCCTTTACAACACCATGATTCGCGGCATGGTTTCAAACGACCGTTTCCTTGATGCTGTTCAGTTGTATTCCTCAATGCATAAAGCTTCCCTCGTCCCTGATAACTTTACTTTCCCTTTTGTCCTCAAAGCTTGTGCAAGACTCAACCTTTTTCAATTGGGTCTGAGTGTTCATTCTCTTGTGATTAAAACTGGTTTTGATTATGATGTTTTTGTGAAAACAAATGTTGTTTGTTTTTACTCTAAATGTGGATTTTTAAGTGATGCACGGAAGGTGTTTGATGATATTGCTGATAAAAATGTTGTGTCTTGGACTGCTATTATTTGTGGGTGTATTGAGTTTGGTCAGTTTAGGGAGGCTGTTGATTTGTTTAGAGGGTTGTTGGAGACGGGGTTGAGACCGGATGGTTTTGTTATTGTTCGGGTTTTGCGGGCTTGTGCGCGGTTAGGGGATTTGGAGAGTGGGAGGTGGATAGATAGGTGTATGAGTGAGTGTGGTTTGTGTAAGAATGTTTTTGTGGCTACCTCTTTGGTGGATATGTATGCTAAGTGTGGGAGTATGGAGGAAGCGCGTTTTGTGTTTGATGGAATGGTTGAGAAGGATGTTGTTTGTTGGAGTGCTATGATTCAGGGTTATGCATACAATGGGATGCCAAGAGAGGCACTTGAGTTGTTCTTTGAAATGAGGAAGGTTAATGTGAGACCTGATTGTTATGCCATGGTGGGAGTTCTCTCTGCATGTGCGAGGTTGGGAGCGTTGGAGTTAGGAAATTGGGCTAAGTGTTTGATGGATGAGGAGGAGTTTTTGTCTAACCCTGTGTTAGGTACTTCCTTGATTGACTTGTATGCAAAATGTGGAAGTGTGGAGGAGGCATTGAGGGtttacaaaatgatgaaagagaaAGACCGTGTTGTCTTCAATGCTGTTATTTCTGGACTGTCTATGTATGGACATTTTGGGGCTGCATTTGGAGTTTTTGGGCAAATGGGAAAGTATGGAATTCGACCGGACGAGAATACTTTTGTTGGTTTGCTCTGTGCGTGTACCCATGCTGGTCTGGTTGATGATGGTCGTCGTTATTTTAACAGCATGAGTCGTGTATTTAATGTGACTTCTACCATTGAGCACTATGGATGCATGGTGGATCTCCTAGCCCGTGCTGGTTTGATGGTTGAAGCACATAATTTGATCAAGGGTATGCCAATGAAGCCTAATGCTATTGTTTGGGGGGCATTGTTGGGTGGATGTAGGTTACATCGGGAAACCGAATTGGCTGAACATGTGCTGAAACAGCTCATTGAGTTAGAACCATGGAATTCAGGACATTATGTTCTGTTGTCAAATATATATTCAGCAAGTCATAGATGGGACGAGGCAGAAAAAATTAGGTCAACATTGAATGATAAAGGGATGCAAAAGTTACCAGGGTATAGTTGGGTTGAAGTTGACGGGGCTGTTCATGAATTCCTTGTTGGAGACACTTCCCATCCATTATCACAAAAGATATATGAAAAGCTTGAAAGCTTATTGAAGGACTTAAAAGAAGCTGGTTATAATCCAACCACCGAGTTTGTACTCTTCGATGTAGAGGAAGAGGAGAAAGAGTACTTCCTTGGCTGTCATAGTGAAAAATTAGCTGTTGCATTTGCACTGATCAGTACCGGTGCCAAAGATGTGATTCGTGTTGTTAAAAATCTTCGTGTTTGTGGCGATTGTCACGAGGCAATAAAACTCATTTCAAAGGTTACAGGGAGAGAGATAGTCATTAGGGATAATAATAGATTCCATTGTTTCAGTAACGGTGCATGTTCTTGTCGGGATTATTGGTAA
- the LOC131651292 gene encoding uncharacterized protein LOC131651292 yields MDRSWMRANRLSDEYEHGVMEFLEFAESNAKKDFHPPKSNAEDSHPTLFLCPCVRCANRESKLSKKEIMDHLICQGICQSYTQWIWHGEVVANSNVSQKDNVSVEMDDRLKDMMCEIEQDSFKRARAYDSLCNDKDTPLYPGCTNFTRLSAVLKLFNRKAINGWTDKSFAELLQLLTQMLPEGNILPSRYYEAKKILCPMGLEYEKIHACPNDCILYRKEFKRLFANANDAKNLRWHAEERKCDGQIRHAADSLQWKKIDYLFPNFGKESRNLRLGLATDGMNPFGNLNTNHSSWPVLLMIYNLSPRLSMKRKYIMLSMMISGPKQPENDIDVYLSPLIDDLKVLWEEGVDVFDAHSGEQFNMCAMLFCTINDFLAYGNLSGYKVKGHKACPICEKDTCYHQLEKGKKTVYLGHRKFLNRYHPYRRLPDHFQWGTRAWCCSKALNWRGSLSTTTGHYCCLWKVPKAAHCEKYMEKRSVFFDLPYWSSLEVRHCIDVMHVEKNVCDSVIGTLLNIQGKTMDGINTRLDLGVMGIREELTPQYIGNKTYLPPACYTLSKKEKTSFCECLESIKVPHGYSSNVKRLVSVKDLKLVGLKSHDCHVLMQQLLPVAIRGILPKNVRKTITRLCLFFNAICCKSIDPLKLEDLENEAAVILCQLEMFFPPSFFDIMVHLIVHLVREIRLYGPIFLRWMYPIERYMKILKGYTKKPRRPEASIIERYIAEEAIEFCSNYLSEVNAVGVPKSRHDGRCEGVGTQGLKIKSLSIDVVVQAHLYILNNTDEVQPYLSAHKSIIKKNASKTIKWLSYEPKCNILTWSGYDINTSSFYTKAKDDRSTTQNSGVMIVAESMHFSSAKDKNPVMASTPYFGVIEDIWEVDYVVFKVPIFKCKWVDINSGVRIDEFGVTLVDLNNLAYADDLSSWWSVVLQGKVHDSDENQDANLDISETPPFSTNVPTFIEEDVEDDVHAIRIDHEEGIWEN; encoded by the exons atggatcgtagttggatgagagCTAATCGATTAAGTGATGAGTACGAACATGGAGTGATGGAATTTCTAGAGTTTGCTGAAAGTAATGCTAAAAAAGATTTCCATCCTCCTAAAAGTAATGCTGAAGATAGCCACCCTACGCTTTTTCTCTGTCCATGTGTTCGTTGTGCAAATAGAGAATCAAAGCTTAGTAAGAAAGAAATCATGGATCATCTAATTTGTCAAGGGATTTGTCAAAGTTATACACAATGGATATGGCACGGTGAAGTGGTAGCAAATTCAAATGTGTCCCAAAAAGATAATGTTAGTGTAGAAATGGATGATCGTCTGAAAGACATGATGTGTGAGATTGAACAAGATTCATTTAAGAGGGCACGTGCGTATGATAGCTTATGCAATGACAAGGATACACCTTTGTACCCGGGATGCACAAATTTTACACGTTTGTCAGCcgtgttaaaattatttaatcggAAGGCAATTAACGGGTGGACTGACAAAAGTTTTGCCGAATTACTTCAACTGTTGACACAAATGCTTCCAGAAGGTAACATACTGCCAAGTCGTTATTACGAGGCTAAGAAAATATTGTGTCCGATGGGTTTGGAGTatgaaaagatacatgcatgtcctaatgattgcatattatacagaAAAGA GTTTAAGAGATTATTCGCTAATGCAAACGATGCAAAGAATCTTAGATGGCATGcagaagaaagaaaatgtgatGGACAAATCCGCCATGCAGCTGAttctttgcaatggaagaaaattgattattTGTTTCCAAATTTTGGCAAAGAGTCGAGAAACCTTAGACTTGGACTtgctactgatggaatgaatccGTTTGGTAATCTAAATACTAACCATTCTTCTTGGCCTGTTCTTCTAATGATTTACAACCTATCTCCTAGGTTGTCCATGAAGCGTAAATATATTATGTTATCCATGATGATTTCGGGCCCAAAACAACCAGAAAATgacatagatgtttatctaagTCCACTGATCGATGATTTAAAAGTGTTGTGGGAGGAAGGGGTGGATGTTTTCGATGCGCATTCTGGTGAACAGTTCAATATGTGTGCCATGTTGTTTTGCACCATCAACGATTTTCTGGCATATGGCAATTTGTCTGGGTATAAAGTTAAAGGGCATAAAGCGTGTCCTATATGTGAAAAAGACACATGTTACCATCAGCTTGAAAAAGGAAAGAAGACTGTTTATCTCGGGCATCGAAAATTTCTAAATCGTTATCATCCATATCGTAGATTACCGGACCACTTTCAATGGGGAACAAGAGCATGGTGTTGCTCCAAAGCCCTTAACTGGAGAGGAAGTTTATCAACGACAACAGGACATTACTGCTGTCTTTGGAAAGTACCAAAAGCGGCCCATTGTGAAAAATATATGGAAAAGAGGTCGGTTTTCTTCgatcttccatattggtctaGTCTTGAGGTAAGACATTGTATTGATGTGATGCACGTGGAGAAAAATGTATGTGATAGTGTAATCGGAACACTTCTCAACATTCAAGGCAAGACAATGGATGGTATTAATACTCGTCTAGATTTGGGCGTGATGGGTATACGAGAAGAGCTAACTCCACAATATATAG gtAACAAGACGTATCTGCCTCCTGCCTGCTACACTTTAtcgaaaaaagagaaaacaagtttTTGTGAGTGTTTAGAAAGTATCAAAGTGCCGCATGGTTACTCATCAAATGTCAAGAGGCTTGtatcagttaaagatctcaaattagttggcttaaaatctcatgacTGTCATGTCTTAATGCAACAACTACTACCAGTGGCTATTCGTGGGATATTGCCTAAAAATGTTAGGAAGACTATAACTAGGTTGTGCCTGTTTTTCAATGCAATTTGTTGCAAATCTATTGATCCATTAAAGTTAGAAGATTTGGAAAATGAGGCTGCAGTTATCTTGTGCCAATTAGAGATGTTTTTTCCTCCttcattttttgacattatggttcacttgATTGTTCATCTAGTAAGGGAAATTAGATTATATGGTCCAATTTTTTTACGGTGGATGTATCCAATAGAGCGATACATGAAGATCCTAAAAGGTTATACCAAGAAACCACGTCGTCCGGAAGCATCGATTATTGAGAGGTACATTGCAGAAGAAGCAATTGAGTTTTGTTCTAATTATTTGTCGGAAGTGAATGCTGTAGGGGTTCCCAAGTCTCGTCATGATGGAAGATGTGAGGGTGTGGGTACACAAGGTTTAAAGATCAAGAGCTTAAGTATTGATGTGGTTGTTCAAGCGCATCTGTATATATTGAATAACACGGATGAAGTTCAACCTTACTTATCTGCTCACAAAAGCATCATAAAGAAAAA TGCTTCAAAAACAATTAAGTGGTTGTCCTATGAGCCTAAATGTAACATATTAACTTGGAGTGGATACGATATTAATACATCTTCCTTTTATACAAAGGCAAAGGATGACCGTAGTACCACgcaaaatagtggggttatgaTTGTGGCCGAGTCCATGCACTTCTCTAGTGCTAAAGATAAAAACCCGGTTATGGCATCTACGCCCTACTTTGGGGTGATTGAAGATATTTgggaagttgattatgttgtgttTAAAGTTCCTATATTTAAATGCAAATGGGTTGATATTAATAGTGGTGTAAGAAttgatgaatttggagttacactGGTTGATCTTAACAATTTAGCTTATGCGGACGACCTTTCATCATG GTGGTCAGTTGTTCTACAAGGAAAGGTGCATGATAGTGATGAAAATCAAGATGCGAATCTTGATATTTCAGAAACTCCTCCTTTCTCAACAAATGTGCCTACCTTCATTGAAGAAGATGTAGAGGATGATGTGCATGCTATTCGCATAGATCATGAAGAAGGGATATGGGAGAACTAG
- the LOC131653838 gene encoding vacuolar fusion protein MON1 homolog produces MNRSISPPSDPPPIQFNLPPLSLSLFDAEPSTLQQPNGVVHGSAPPRHSEPSTPTSSHYAAERGSSSTATSVSHEIEKLNIHDPPPAPNNSNAASFPGKRYLDEDDGSTSWRKRKKHFFVLSHSGKPIYSRYGDEHRLAGFSATLQAIISFVENGDDRVKLVRAGKHQVVFLVKGPIYLVCISCTEEPYESLRAQLDLIYGQMIVILTKSVNRYFEKNPKFDMTPLLGGTDTVFSSLIHSFNWNPATFLHAYTCLPLAYATRQAAGAILQDVADYSVLFAILMCRHKVISLFGAQKASLHPDDMLLLTNFVMSTESFRTSEAFSPVCLPRYNPLAFLYAYIHYFDDDTYLMLLTNNSDAFYHLKDCRIRIESVLLKSNVLGEVQRSLLDGGMHVDDLPPLFHSGSSPHLGQHKPQPDSPERLRESNSGVGGAAGLWHFIYRSIYLDQYVSSEFSAPINTPRQQKRLLRAYQKLFASMHDKGIGPHRTQFRRDENYVLLCWVTQDFELYAAFDPLADKAMAIKTCNRVCQWVKDVENEIFLLGGNPFSW; encoded by the exons ATGAACCGCTCTATCTCTCCCCCTTCCGATCCTCCTCCCATTCAATTCAACTTACCACCGCTCTCTCTAAGCCTCTTCGACGCCGAACCATCCACACTCCAACAACCAAACGGCGTCGTTCATGGATCCGCTCCTCCACGCCACTCCGAACCCTCAACTCCTACCAGCAGCCATTACGCTGCCGAAAGAGGTAGCAGCAGCACCGCCACAAGCGTCTCTCATGAAATTGAGAAATTGAATATTCACGATCCTCCACCCGCTCCTAACAATTCCAACGCTGCTTCGTTTCCTGGTAAACGATATCTTGATGAG GATGATGGTTCTACTTCATGGAGGAAAAGGAAGAAGCATTTTTTTGTTCTGAGTCATTCTGGCAAACCAATATACTCTAG GTATGGAGATGAACACAGGCTTGCTGGTTTCTCAGCAACTTTGCAAGCAATCATTTCCTTCGTTGAGAATGG GGATGACCGTGTCAAATTGGTGAGGGCTGGAAAACATCAG GTGGTTTTTCTCGTGAAAGGACCAATCTACTTAGTATGTATCAGCTGCACAGAAGAGCCTTATGAGTCCTTAAGAGCGCAATTGGATCTCATTTACGGCCAG ATGATTGTTATATTGACAAAGTCAGTAAACAGATATTTTGAGAAGAATCCAAAGTTTGATATGACGCCCTTGCTTGGTGGAACAGACACTGTCTTCTCTTCACTAATCCACTCTTTTAATTG GAATCCAGCTACATTTCTTCATGCCTATACATGTCTACCTCTTGCATATGCAACAAGACAAGCTGCTGGTGCCATTTTGCAAGATGTCGCTGATTACAGTGTTTTGTTTGCAATACTGATGTGCAGACACAAG GTGATCAGTCTATTTGGTGCTCAGAAAGCCTCTCTCCATCCAGATGATATGCTGCTACTGACCAACTTTGTTATGTCAACAGAGTCCTTTAG GACCTCGGAGGCATTTTCCCCTGTTTGCTTGCCAAGATACAATCCTTTGGCATTTTTGTATGCTTATATCCATTATTTCGAT GATGACACATACTTGATGTTGCTGACAAATAATTCTGATGCATTTTACCATCTTAAGGACTGCAG GATTCGTATTGAATCGGTCCTTTTGAAGTCAAATGTCCTTGGTGAAGTTCAGAGATCCTTGCTTGATGGTGGAATGCATGTTGATGATCTGCCACCCTTATTCCATTCTGGATCATCTCCTCATTTGGGTCAGCATAAGCCTCAACCAGATTCTCCTGAAAGATTGAGAGAATCGAATTCTGGTGTTGGTGGTGCTGCTGGTTTGTGGCATTTCATATATCGCAGTATATATCTGGATCAATATGTATCTTCCGAGTTCTCAGCACCTATTAACACTCCTCGGCAGCAGAAAAG ATTGCTTAGAGCTTACCAGAAACTTTTTGCATCCATGCATGATAAAGGAATTGGGCCACACAGAACTCAGTTCAGAAGGGATGAAAACTATG TTCTGCTCTGTTGGGTAACACAGGACTTTGAACTTTATGCTGCATTTGATCCCCTTGCAGACAAG GCCATGGCAATAAAGACATGCAACAGGGTATGTCAATGGGTAAAAGATgttgaaaatgaaatatttttgctAGGAGGTAACCCCTTTTCATGGTGA